A DNA window from Daucus carota subsp. sativus chromosome 3, DH1 v3.0, whole genome shotgun sequence contains the following coding sequences:
- the LOC108212047 gene encoding probable membrane-associated kinase regulator 6: METYQTPSIESFSYSWLANMNTSFQSPGRSFGDSLDAYDKASFIEMDPQLSSSKRLFKVSQDFDFPMPEDFDFPMTEAPMGLVDADKLILNGFIVPVFVNQVKADAYDASKDPIPSSASASSSSKKLRSVSDSGNRTRCSSLKKCRKLSRQIFLKYLDLFKPLCQRGSRVGTFTARLHGERNWETAWRKKLGLFSFNISASKGCKLK; encoded by the coding sequence ATGGAAACATACCAAACTCCGTCTATTGAGAGCTTTTCATATAGTTGGTTAGCAAACATGAATACATCCTTTCAAAGCCCAGGACGCTCCTTCGGAGATTCACTTGATGCATATGATAAAGCCTCATTCATAGAAATGGACCCACAGTTATCTTCCTCCAAGAGACTCTTTAAAGTTTCGCAGGATTTTGATTTTCCTATGCCAGAGGATTTTGATTTTCCTATGACAGAGGCTCCTATGGGTCTTGTTGATGCCGATAAGCTGATTTTGAATGGCTTCATAGTGCCTGTTTTTGTAAACCAAGTGAAGGCAGATGCATATGATGCTTCTAAGGATCCCATTCCATCTTCTGCTTCCGCTTCCTCTTCCTCAAAAAAGTTGCGCTCAGTCTCGGATTCAGGTAACAGGACTCGTTGTTCATCATTAAAGAAGTGTCGAAAATTATCAAGGCAGATATTCTTGAAGTATTTGGATCTTTTTAAGCCACTTTGCCAGAGAGGCTCTAGAGTTGGAACTTTTACAGCAAGACTGCATGGAGAAAGAAACTGGGAGACTGCATGGAGAAAGAAACTGGGATTGTTCAGCTTCAACATCTCCGCGAGTAAGGGTTGCAAACTCAAGTGA
- the LOC108212048 gene encoding S-type anion channel SLAH3-like has product MTGAAIATLRYSLEVSNFATKSLSILLCTVATITVTALLGTMIFHAFVRWNLFPNDIAIAISDKRPKTVRKWYHRRNGSTDIKDSEQYLKFTDSNGKDIEASLKSSGSGAKEENTHVSAF; this is encoded by the coding sequence ATGACTGGTGCTGCAATTGCAACCCTTAGGTACTCACTTGAAGTCTCAAATTTTGCAACTAAATCACTGTCCATCCTGCTTTGTACCGTTGCAACAATCACAGTGACAGCCCTGCTCGGGACAATGATTTTCCATGCTTTTGTGCGATGGAACCTTTTCCCTAATGACATCGCAATTGCTATAAGTGACAAAAGGCCAAAAACAGTCCGAAAATGGTATCATCGTAGAAATGGCAGCACGGATATTAAAGACAGCGAACAGTACCTCAAGTTTACAGACTCAAATGGGAAAGATATCGAGGCTTCTCTAAAATCTTCAGGTTCAGGTGCCAAGGAGGAAAATACCCATGTATCAGCTTTTTAG
- the LOC108212049 gene encoding probable membrane-associated kinase regulator 6 → MDPQLSSSKRLFKVSQDFDFPISEAPMGLVHADELILNGLIVPVFVNQVKADAYDASDDPAPSCASASSSSKKLHSVSDSGNRTRSSSLKKCRKLSKQIFLKYLDFLKPLCQRVRERRFGSRVGTFTARLHGEELALFSFNICASKGCKLK, encoded by the coding sequence ATGGACCCGCAGTTATCTTCCTCCAAGAGACTCTTTAAAGTTTCACAGGATTTTGATTTTCCTATATCAGAGGCCCCTATGGGCCTTGTTCATGCCGATGAGCTCATTTTGAATGGCTTGATAGTGCCTGTTTTTGTAAATCAAGTGAAGGCGGATGCATATGATGCTTCTGATGATCCGGCTCCATCTTGTGCTTCCGCTTCCTCTTCCTCAAAAAAGTTGCACTCAGTCTCGGATTCAGGTAACAGGACTCGTAGTTCATCATTAAAGAAGTGTCGAAAATTATCAAAGCAGATATTCTTGAAGTATTTGGATTTTCTTAAGCCACTTTGCCAGAGAGTCCGAGAGCGGAGATTTGGCTCAAGAGTTGGAACTTTTACAGCAAGACTGCATGGAGAAGAATTGGCCTTGTTCAGCTTCAACATCTGCGCAAGTAAGGGTTGCAAACTCAAGTGA